In a single window of the Osmerus eperlanus chromosome 2, fOsmEpe2.1, whole genome shotgun sequence genome:
- the LOC134008844 gene encoding thyroid hormone receptor alpha isoform X1 codes for MEHMSNDQDPSVSEGEEKRWPDGPKRKRKNSQCSVKSMSALSAASVAGYIPSYLEKDEPCVVCGDKATGYHYRCITCEGCKGFFRRTIQKNLHPAYSCKYDGCCIIDKITRNQCQLCRFKKCISVGMAMDLVLDDSKRVAKRRLIEENREKRKKEEIVKTLQTRPEPNGSEWELIHMVTQAHRHTNAQGSHWKQKRKFLPEDIGQSPMVHTPDGDKVDLEAFSEFTKIITPAITRVVDFAKKLPMFSELPCEDQIILLKGCCMEVMSLRAAVRYDPESETLTLSGEMAVKREQLKNGGLGVVSDAIFDLGKSLAQFNLDDSEVALLQAVLLMSSDRSGLTCVDKIEKCQEVYLLAFEHYINHRKHNIPHFWPKLLMKVTDLRMIGACHASRFLHMKVECPNELFPPLFLEVFEDQEV; via the exons ATGGAGCACATGTCCAACGATCAGGACCCTAGCGtatcagagggagaagagaaacg GTGGCCAGATGGGCccaagaggaaaagaaagaacagCCAATGTTCGGTGAAGAGCATGTCTG CGCTGAGCGCCGCCTCCGTGGCCGGCTACATCCCCAGCTACCTGGAGAAGGACGAGCCCTGCGTGGTGTGCGGCGACAAGGCCACGGGATACCACTACCGCTGCATCACGTGTGAAGGCTGCAAG GGGTTCTTCCGTCGCACCATCCAGAAGAACCTCCACCCGGCCTACTCCTGCAAGTACGATGGCTGCTGCATCATCGACAAGATCACCCGCAACCAGTGTCAGCTGTGTCGCTTCAAGAAGTGCATCTCTGTGGGCATGGCCATGGACC TGGTTCTGGACGACTCCAAGCGGGTGGCCAAACGGCGCCTGATAGAGGAGAaccgagagaagaggaaaaaggagGAGATTGTGAAGACCCTGCAGACGCGGCCTGAGCCCAACGGCTCTGAGTGGGAGCTCATCCACATGGTGACCCAAGCTCACCGCCACACCAACGCACAGGGATCCCACTGGAAACAGAAACGCAAGTTCCTG CCAGAGGACATTGGCCAGTCCCCCATGGTCCACACCCCAGACGGGGACAAGGTGGACCTCGAGGCCTTTAGTGAGTTCACCAAGATCATCACCCCCGCCATCACACGTGTTGTCGACTTCGCCAAGAAACTGCCCATGTTCTCAGAG CTGCCTTGCGAAGACCAGATCATCCTGTTGAAGGGCTGCTGCATGGAGGTCATGTCGCTCCGCGCCGCTGTGCGCTACGACCCCGAGAGCGAGACGCTGACCCTGAGTGGCGAGATGGCGGTGAAGCGCGAGCAGCTGAAGAACGGCGGCCTGGGCGTGGTGTCGGACGCCATCTTTGACCTGGGCAAGAGCCTGGCGCAGTTCAACCTGGACGACTCGGAGGTGGCACTGCTTCAGGCCGTGCTGCTCATGAGCTCGG ACCGCTCAGGCCTGACGTGTGTGGACAAAATAGAGAAGTGCCAGGAGGTCTACCTGCTAGCTTTCGAGCACTACATTAACCACCGCAAGCACAACATTCCCCACTTCTGGCCCAAGCTGCTGATGAAGGTGACCGACCTGAGGATGATCGGAGCGTGCCACGCCAGCCGTTTCCTCCACATGAAGGTGGAGTGTCCCAACGAGCTCTTCCCCCCGCTCTTCCTGGAGGTCTTCGAGGACCAGGAAGTGTGA
- the LOC134008844 gene encoding thyroid hormone receptor alpha isoform X2, which yields MHILQPHCINRWPDGPKRKRKNSQCSVKSMSALSAASVAGYIPSYLEKDEPCVVCGDKATGYHYRCITCEGCKGFFRRTIQKNLHPAYSCKYDGCCIIDKITRNQCQLCRFKKCISVGMAMDLVLDDSKRVAKRRLIEENREKRKKEEIVKTLQTRPEPNGSEWELIHMVTQAHRHTNAQGSHWKQKRKFLPEDIGQSPMVHTPDGDKVDLEAFSEFTKIITPAITRVVDFAKKLPMFSELPCEDQIILLKGCCMEVMSLRAAVRYDPESETLTLSGEMAVKREQLKNGGLGVVSDAIFDLGKSLAQFNLDDSEVALLQAVLLMSSDRSGLTCVDKIEKCQEVYLLAFEHYINHRKHNIPHFWPKLLMKVTDLRMIGACHASRFLHMKVECPNELFPPLFLEVFEDQEV from the exons ATGCACATCCTGCAGCCTCACTGCATTAACAG GTGGCCAGATGGGCccaagaggaaaagaaagaacagCCAATGTTCGGTGAAGAGCATGTCTG CGCTGAGCGCCGCCTCCGTGGCCGGCTACATCCCCAGCTACCTGGAGAAGGACGAGCCCTGCGTGGTGTGCGGCGACAAGGCCACGGGATACCACTACCGCTGCATCACGTGTGAAGGCTGCAAG GGGTTCTTCCGTCGCACCATCCAGAAGAACCTCCACCCGGCCTACTCCTGCAAGTACGATGGCTGCTGCATCATCGACAAGATCACCCGCAACCAGTGTCAGCTGTGTCGCTTCAAGAAGTGCATCTCTGTGGGCATGGCCATGGACC TGGTTCTGGACGACTCCAAGCGGGTGGCCAAACGGCGCCTGATAGAGGAGAaccgagagaagaggaaaaaggagGAGATTGTGAAGACCCTGCAGACGCGGCCTGAGCCCAACGGCTCTGAGTGGGAGCTCATCCACATGGTGACCCAAGCTCACCGCCACACCAACGCACAGGGATCCCACTGGAAACAGAAACGCAAGTTCCTG CCAGAGGACATTGGCCAGTCCCCCATGGTCCACACCCCAGACGGGGACAAGGTGGACCTCGAGGCCTTTAGTGAGTTCACCAAGATCATCACCCCCGCCATCACACGTGTTGTCGACTTCGCCAAGAAACTGCCCATGTTCTCAGAG CTGCCTTGCGAAGACCAGATCATCCTGTTGAAGGGCTGCTGCATGGAGGTCATGTCGCTCCGCGCCGCTGTGCGCTACGACCCCGAGAGCGAGACGCTGACCCTGAGTGGCGAGATGGCGGTGAAGCGCGAGCAGCTGAAGAACGGCGGCCTGGGCGTGGTGTCGGACGCCATCTTTGACCTGGGCAAGAGCCTGGCGCAGTTCAACCTGGACGACTCGGAGGTGGCACTGCTTCAGGCCGTGCTGCTCATGAGCTCGG ACCGCTCAGGCCTGACGTGTGTGGACAAAATAGAGAAGTGCCAGGAGGTCTACCTGCTAGCTTTCGAGCACTACATTAACCACCGCAAGCACAACATTCCCCACTTCTGGCCCAAGCTGCTGATGAAGGTGACCGACCTGAGGATGATCGGAGCGTGCCACGCCAGCCGTTTCCTCCACATGAAGGTGGAGTGTCCCAACGAGCTCTTCCCCCCGCTCTTCCTGGAGGTCTTCGAGGACCAGGAAGTGTGA